In a genomic window of Quercus lobata isolate SW786 chromosome 4, ValleyOak3.0 Primary Assembly, whole genome shotgun sequence:
- the LOC115985891 gene encoding uncharacterized protein LOC115985891, with product MLVKSKEELAHLDDLEETFATLRKHQMKLNPSKCVFGVASGKFLGFMVSQRGIEANPEKVRAIIDMASPKTVNDVQKLTGMIAALNRFVSRATDKCLPFFKTLKQAFAWTDECETAFQELKQYLSSPPLLNPSKGRENLYLYLAVSASAVSAALIREEGKKQLPVYYVSQAFQGAEFRYPRIEKIVFALIVASRKLRPYFQSNPILVMTDQPIKKSINKPEAAGRMVQWAVELSQFDIEYHPRAAIKAQALADFIVEFTLPDEDGITDEVDKWTIQIDGSSAQKRGGVGVVITTPDGEVMKYGVQLKFPATNNEAEYEGILTGLRLGKALGAKNLLIQSDLRLVIGQINGEYEAKEERMQKYLKLTRQLTQEFDTVEFVQIPRSQNIGADEVSKLASSEEGETSTDMAIEIQKHPSIEEVAVFSIQSKDTWMTPIMSFLQDGHLPEDTEEARKIKKRAARFTILNDVLYKRGFSMPYLKCVDEEEARYILEEVHGGICGDHAGSRSLVNKVVRAGYFWPTMQVDAANIVRRCDKCQRYGNVQRLPAERMTTIASPWPFAQWRIDIVGPLPQGKSQANGQTEVMNRTLLKIIKTRLDDAKGAWPEELPNVLWAYRTTARTPTGETPFRLTYGTEAVIPVEVGVTSIRRRSFNKEINDDELRLNLDCLDEVRVNASSKMTRYQRKMAEYYDKRVELRRLDIGDLVLRRTNMATKDPTQGKLGPTWEGPYRVTHYSRQGSYHLETMDGQRLPRPWNIEHLKKYHQ from the exons atgctcgtcaagagcaaggaGGAGCTCGCTCACCTGGACGACCTGGAGGAGACTTTTGCAACCCTGAGAAAACACCAGATGAAGCTGAATCCAAGCAAATGTGTTTTTGGAGTAGCCTCGGGaaagttcttgggattcatggtttcccagagaggaatagaagcaaatccaGAGAAAGTACGAGCTATCATCGACATGGCTTCACCCAAGACCGTCAATGACGTACAAAAACTTACAGGAATGATAGCAGCCTTGAATAGGTTCGTCTCTAGGGCCacagacaaatgcctgcccTTCTTCAAAACCCTCAAACAGGCTTTTGCTTGGACCGACGAATGCGAAACTGCGTTCCAAGAGCTGAAGCAATACCTGAGCAGTCCACCTCTCCTGAACCCGTCCAAAGGAAGGGAGAACTTATACCTATACCTGGCAGTGTCAGCCTCGGCAGTAAGCGCagccttgattagagaagaaggcaagaagcaACTCCCGGTGtactacgtcagccaagccTTTCAAGGAGCTGAGTTCAGGTACCCAAGGATCGAAAAGATCGTGTTTGCACTTATAGTAGCCTCGCGCAAGCTCAGGCCGTATTTCCAGTCAAATCCTATCCTTGTGATGACGGATCAACCAATTAAGAAATCGATTAACAAACCAGAAGCAGCAGGGAGAATGGTCCAATGGGCAGTCGAACTCAGCCAATTTGATATCGAGTACCATCCAAGAGCAGCTATCAAGGCACAAGCTCTGGCTGACTTCATCGTTGAATTCACTCTACCAGACGAAGATGGAATTACAGACGAAGTTGATAAATGGACAATACAAATAGACGGTTCGTCAGCCCAAAAGAGAGGGGGAGTAGGGGTTGTCATAACCACCCCCGACGGAGAAGTAATGAAATATGGGGTTCAACTGAAGTTCCCAGCCACcaataacgaagccgagtatgaaggAATATTGACGGGCTTGAGACTTGGGAAAGCTCTTGGTGCAAAAAACTTGCTGATCCAGAGTGATTTAAGGCTGGTAATCGGACAGATCAATGGAGAGTACGaggcaaaggaagaaaggatgcagaaataccttAAACTGACAAGGCAGCTAACTCAAGAGTTCGACACAGTGGAGTTCGTCCAGATACCAAGAAGCCAGAATATTGGAGCCGACGAAGTATCAAAACTAGCGTCATCAGAAGAAGGGGAGACGAGCACAGATATGGCAATAGAGATCCAGAAACACCCGAGTATTGAAGAGGTGGCGGTGTTCTCCATCCAAAGCAAAGACACCTGGATGACGCCCATAATGTCCTTCCTCCAGGACGGGCACCTACCTGAAGACACTGAAGAAGCCAGAAAGATCAAGAAAAGGGCAGCCAGATTCACGATCCTGAATGACGTCTTGTACAAGAGGGGCTTCTCGATGCCTTACTTGAAGTGCGTCGACGAGGAAGAGGCCAGATACATCTTGGAGGAGGTACACGGAGGAATTTGTGGCGACCATGCCGGCTCCAGATCCCTAGTAAACAAAGTGGTAAGAGCAGGgtatttttggccaaccatgcaggtgGACGCTGCTAACATCGTCAGAAGGTGCGACAAATGCCAACGATACGGGAATGTGCAGCGGCTTCCAGCAGAGAGAATGACGACCATAGCTTCCCcatggccattcgcacaatggAGAATCGACATCGTCGGCCCTCTGCCCCAAGGTAAAAgtcag GCAAACGGACAGACGGAAGTGATGAACCGGacgctgctcaagattatcaagaccaGACTGGACGATGCGAAAGGTGCCTGGCCAGAAGAACTACCAAATGTCCTATGGGCTTACAGAACTACCGCCAGAACCCCGACGGGAGAAACccccttcaggcttacctatggTACAGAAGCAGTAATCCCAGTCGAAGTAGGGGTCACAAGTATCAGGCGTCGATCCTTCAACAAAGAGATCAATGACGACGAACTACGACTGAACCTAGATTGTCTTGACGAAGTGAGAGTCAACGCATCCAGCAAGATGACGAGGTATCAAAGGAAAATGGCCGAATACTATGACAAACGGGTCGAACTGAGACGCCTGGATATAGGGGACCTCGTCCTACGCAGGACCAACATGgcaactaaagaccctaccCAGGGAAAGCTAGGTCCTACGTGGGAAGGTCCCTACCGAGTCACTCACTACTCAAGACAAGGAAGTTATCACCTGGAAACCATGGACGGACAAAGGCTccctcgaccatggaacattgagcatttaaaaaagtaccaCCAATAA